Part of the Deinococcota bacterium genome is shown below.
TCGGCGGCAAAGGCGGCCACGGCGGCTACGCCGGTCCGGCGGTGCGGCCCATCGCCCTGCACCTTCTCTCCTCGGTCGCCAGCGAACCGCAGGTGCGCAAGGCGAAGCTGCCGATTTCCGGGATGGGCGGCATCCAGACCTGGCGCGACGCCGCCGAGTTTTTGCTATTAGGCGCGACCAGCCTGCAGGTCTGCACGGCGGTCATGCACTACGGCTTTAGGATTATCGAAGACCTCAGCGACGGCCTCTCAAACTGGCTCGACGAGAAAGGTGCCCAGTCGGTTCAAGAGGTAATCGGCGCCTCGCTGCCGAGGATTTCCGATTTCGGCGACTTCGACCTCGCCTTTAAGAGCGTGGCAAAGATCAACCCCGAGCTTTGCATCAACTGCAACCTCTGCTATGTCGCTTGCGACGAGGGCGCGCACCAGTGTATCGACCTCATGCTGGGCGGGCAAAAGATCGAACCCGGTATGGCGCTTCACGGCAGCAAGCCGCAGCCCGTGGTGCGCGAGAGCGACTGCGTGGGCTGCGCCTTATGTTCGCTCGTCTGCCCGGTCGAAGATTGCATCACCATGGTCGCCGTCCCGCCGGAGCGGCCGCCGGTCACCTGGAACGAGCTGACCCGGACCCGGCCGGAGGTGCTCGAGTGGGAGGAGATGGAAAGGTACCGCAGGGAAGTCGGCATCGACATTCACTAGCCTGTCGGAGGACGGCGGGCAGGGAGACAGGGATACGGTGAGATTATGGCAAAAGTCTATTTAAAACCAGATGAACACGGCAATCTGCTTGTTCCCAAGAACCTGCTCGGCGAGTCGGGAGAGGATGTGGTTTACAGGCTCGAGCGCGAAGGCAAGGTCATCCGGCTCGAGCCCGCGCCGCGCAAGCTCCACGACATCGCAGACCCGGAGGAACGTGCAAGAGCCGTAGCAGCCTTTATGAAACGCATCGCTCACAAAACGGACGTGCGTTGGCCCGAGCATTACAACGCGAGAGACGATATCTACGATTGATGCGTTATCTCCTTGACACCAATGTCGTGTTGCGAACCGTCAATCAGGATGACGGGCTCTACCCGGTGGTCTCTCAGGCAGTCCAAAACCTCGCTATCCAAGGTCACGAACTCATTCTCGTGCCGCAAGTTATCTATGAGTTCTGGTCAGCGGCGAGCAGGCCTGCGGCGGTCAACGGCCTGGGATGGTCGTTGGCCACTGTTCGCGCTCTGGTCGATGACCTCATCCGGGAGTGGACGCTTCTCGAGGATGTGCCGGAGGTGTTTGACCACTGGCTCGAGCTCGTTACCCTCCACCAGGTTTCAGGCAAGCAAGTCCACGACGCCAGGCTCGTCGCCGCCATGAAGGCGCATGACCTCGAGCATCTGCTCACGCTCAACGCCGAGGACTTCGGGCGCTTCGACGTCCAAAGCCTTCATCCGGGCGAAGTGTTAGCCTGAGCGCAAAA
Proteins encoded:
- the preA gene encoding NAD-dependent dihydropyrimidine dehydrogenase subunit PreA; the protein is MADLSINFAGITSPNPFWLASAPPTNSAYQINKAFEQGWGGAVWKTIGAPVLNVCNRYGGFEHNGQKLVAINNVELISDRPLEVNLREIAEVKRLWPDRALIVSAMVESDPKVWRDIVLQIEDTGADGIELNYGCPHGMSERGMGAAVGQVPEYCKVITEWVTSAARIPVIVKLTPNVTDITKPAQAAVQGGAHALSLINTINSIIGVDLDNFQLRPNIGGKGGHGGYAGPAVRPIALHLLSSVASEPQVRKAKLPISGMGGIQTWRDAAEFLLLGATSLQVCTAVMHYGFRIIEDLSDGLSNWLDEKGAQSVQEVIGASLPRISDFGDFDLAFKSVAKINPELCINCNLCYVACDEGAHQCIDLMLGGQKIEPGMALHGSKPQPVVRESDCVGCALCSLVCPVEDCITMVAVPPERPPVTWNELTRTRPEVLEWEEMERYRREVGIDIH
- a CDS encoding type II toxin-antitoxin system VapC family toxin; the protein is MRYLLDTNVVLRTVNQDDGLYPVVSQAVQNLAIQGHELILVPQVIYEFWSAASRPAAVNGLGWSLATVRALVDDLIREWTLLEDVPEVFDHWLELVTLHQVSGKQVHDARLVAAMKAHDLEHLLTLNAEDFGRFDVQSLHPGEVLA